From a single Serratia surfactantfaciens genomic region:
- the pdxH gene encoding pyridoxamine 5'-phosphate oxidase — protein MIEKNEFDVADLRREYTRGGLRRNDLTASPLELFERWLKQACDARLADPTAMCVATVDEHGQPYQRIVLLKHFDEQGLVFYTNLGSRKAQQLAHNPHISLLFPWHMLDRQVIFLGQVERLSTFEVLKYFNSRPKDSQIGAWVSQQSSRISARGVLESKFLELKQKFQQGEVPLPSFWGGFRVKFDSVEFWQGGAHRLHDRFLYQRDGNDWKIDRLAP, from the coding sequence ATGATTGAAAAGAATGAGTTTGATGTTGCGGACCTGCGCCGTGAATACACCCGAGGCGGCCTGCGCCGCAACGATCTGACCGCCAGCCCGCTCGAGCTGTTCGAGCGTTGGTTGAAACAGGCCTGCGACGCGCGCCTGGCCGATCCCACCGCCATGTGCGTCGCGACCGTCGACGAGCACGGCCAGCCTTATCAACGCATCGTGCTGCTGAAGCACTTCGATGAGCAGGGGCTGGTGTTCTACACCAATCTCGGCAGTCGCAAGGCGCAGCAGCTGGCGCACAACCCGCATATCAGCCTGCTGTTCCCCTGGCACATGCTCGATCGCCAGGTGATTTTCCTCGGCCAGGTGGAGCGCCTGTCGACTTTCGAAGTGCTGAAGTATTTCAACAGCCGGCCGAAAGACAGCCAGATCGGCGCCTGGGTTTCGCAGCAGTCGTCGCGCATTTCCGCGCGCGGCGTGCTGGAAAGCAAATTCCTCGAGCTGAAGCAGAAGTTCCAGCAGGGCGAGGTGCCGCTGCCGAGTTTCTGGGGCGGATTCCGCGTGAAATTCGACTCCGTCGAGTTCTGGCAGGGCGGCGCCCATCGCCTGCATGACCGTTTCCTGTATCAGCGGGACGGGAATGACTGGAAAATTGACCGACTGGCACCCTGA
- a CDS encoding LysR substrate-binding domain-containing protein, whose translation MDKLNRMAVFATVVAEGSLAGAARRLGMTPSAVSQHMRSLEKALGVPLLHRSTRRLALTEAGAAFYPGCEAMLQQAQQAEQRLAELRDTLVGELRIATPVGIGGRSLAEALSPLLQAHPKLTLRVLADDRIVDMIEQRVDIALRANRQLADANMIAHPLTEWPMVLCAAPRYLSQHGVPERPQDLVQHRWISSGYSGAHLDLLHQSGQQVKLRLAEGQIVSESMNVMRAFTRAGLGISVQPLYEIGDELQRGELLLLLPEWRPAPLRLHALTLERTMPEKSRQALRYLRDYFRRNGEKGLASGGDGVFN comes from the coding sequence GTGGATAAACTCAATCGAATGGCAGTATTCGCCACCGTAGTGGCGGAGGGATCGCTGGCCGGCGCCGCGCGGCGGCTGGGCATGACGCCGTCGGCGGTCAGCCAGCACATGCGCTCGCTGGAGAAGGCGCTTGGGGTGCCGCTGCTGCACCGTTCCACCCGTCGTCTGGCGCTGACCGAGGCGGGGGCGGCGTTTTACCCCGGCTGCGAGGCGATGTTGCAACAGGCGCAGCAGGCGGAGCAGCGGTTGGCCGAGCTGCGGGATACGCTGGTGGGCGAGCTGCGCATCGCTACCCCGGTAGGCATCGGCGGCCGCTCGCTGGCGGAGGCGTTGTCGCCGCTGTTGCAGGCGCATCCCAAGCTGACGCTACGGGTGCTGGCGGACGATCGCATCGTCGATATGATAGAACAGCGGGTCGACATTGCGCTGCGAGCCAATCGTCAACTGGCGGACGCCAATATGATCGCCCACCCGCTGACAGAATGGCCGATGGTGCTGTGCGCCGCGCCCCGTTATCTCAGCCAGCATGGGGTGCCGGAAAGGCCGCAGGATTTGGTGCAGCACCGCTGGATCTCCAGCGGCTACAGCGGGGCGCACCTGGACTTGCTGCATCAGTCCGGGCAGCAGGTCAAGCTGCGGCTGGCAGAAGGGCAGATCGTCAGCGAGAGCATGAACGTGATGCGCGCCTTTACCCGCGCCGGGCTAGGGATTTCCGTTCAGCCGCTGTATGAAATCGGCGACGAGTTGCAGCGCGGCGAGCTGCTGTTGCTGCTGCCGGAATGGCGGCCTGCGCCGCTCCGCTTGCACGCGCTGACCCTCGAACGCACCATGCCGGAGAAAAGTCGCCAGGCGCTGCGCTATTTGCGCGACTATTTTCGCCGCAATGGCGAAAAGGGACTTGCCAGCGGCGGCGATGGCGTCTTCAATTAG
- the tyrS gene encoding tyrosine--tRNA ligase: protein MASSNLIKQLQERGLVAQVTDEEALAERLAQGPIALYCGFDPTADSLHLGHLVPLLCLKRFQLAGHKPVALVGGATGLIGDPSFKAAERKLNTTDTVNEWVEKIRKQVSPFLDFDCGSNSAIAANNYDWFGGMNVLTFLRDIGKHFSVNQMINKEAVKQRLNRDDSGISFTEFSYNLLQGYDFSELYNRHQVELQIGGSDQWGNITSGIDLTRRQHQKQVFGLTVPLITKADGTKFGKTEGGAVWLAPEKTSPYKFYQFWINTADADVYRFLKFFTFMSLEDINALEEEDKNSGKAPRAQYVLAEEVTGMVHGAEGLAAAKRITQSLFSGALHDMTEADFAQLAQDGMPTIKLDRDADLQQALVNAELVPSRGQARTMIGSNAVTINGEKQSDAEYRFSDVDRLFGRYTLLRRGKKHYCLVDWQ from the coding sequence ATGGCAAGCAGCAACTTGATTAAACAACTGCAAGAGCGGGGCCTCGTTGCCCAGGTTACGGATGAGGAAGCGTTAGCGGAGCGACTGGCGCAAGGGCCAATTGCACTGTATTGCGGTTTCGATCCGACCGCTGACAGCTTGCATTTGGGCCATCTGGTTCCTCTGTTGTGCCTGAAGCGCTTCCAACTGGCCGGCCACAAGCCGGTAGCGTTGGTGGGCGGCGCCACTGGCCTCATCGGCGATCCGAGCTTCAAAGCGGCGGAGCGCAAGCTGAACACCACCGATACGGTGAACGAGTGGGTCGAGAAGATCCGCAAGCAGGTTTCCCCGTTCCTCGATTTCGACTGCGGCAGCAACAGCGCTATCGCCGCCAACAACTACGACTGGTTCGGCGGCATGAACGTGCTGACCTTCCTGCGCGACATCGGCAAGCACTTCTCCGTCAACCAGATGATCAACAAGGAAGCGGTCAAGCAGCGCCTGAATCGCGACGACTCCGGCATCTCCTTCACCGAGTTCTCTTATAACCTGCTGCAGGGCTACGATTTCTCCGAGCTGTATAACCGCCACCAGGTGGAGCTGCAGATCGGCGGTTCCGATCAGTGGGGCAACATCACCTCGGGTATCGATTTGACGCGTCGTCAGCACCAGAAACAGGTGTTCGGCCTGACCGTGCCGTTGATCACCAAGGCAGACGGCACCAAGTTCGGTAAAACCGAAGGCGGCGCGGTCTGGCTGGCGCCGGAAAAAACCAGCCCATACAAGTTCTACCAGTTCTGGATCAACACCGCCGACGCCGACGTCTACCGCTTCCTGAAGTTCTTCACCTTCATGAGCCTGGAAGACATCAACGCGCTGGAAGAAGAAGACAAGAACAGCGGTAAGGCGCCGCGCGCCCAATACGTGCTGGCGGAAGAAGTGACCGGCATGGTGCACGGTGCGGAAGGTTTGGCGGCCGCCAAGCGCATCACCCAGAGCCTGTTCTCCGGCGCGTTGCATGACATGACCGAAGCGGACTTCGCCCAGCTGGCGCAGGACGGCATGCCGACCATCAAACTGGACCGCGACGCCGATCTGCAGCAGGCGCTGGTGAATGCCGAGCTGGTGCCGTCACGCGGCCAGGCGCGCACCATGATCGGCTCCAATGCGGTGACCATCAACGGCGAGAAACAATCCGATGCCGAATACCGCTTCAGCGACGTGGACCGTCTGTTCGGCCGCTACACGCTGCTGCGCCGCGGTAAAAAACACTACTGCCTGGTGGATTGGCAGTAA
- a CDS encoding glycine zipper 2TM domain-containing protein: MIKRLLVVAVAAVTLAGCANESMSGDVYSSSQAKQVQNVTYGTLVSVRPVKIQGGEGSNALGMIGGAVIGGLLGNTVGGGTGRTLATAAGAIAGGAAGNSIGEVAGRTSGYELEIKTDQKENIVVVQKAGDTKFSPGQRVRMARMGDTITVSPL, encoded by the coding sequence ATGATCAAGCGTCTTCTCGTCGTTGCCGTCGCCGCCGTTACGCTGGCTGGGTGCGCCAATGAATCCATGTCCGGCGATGTCTACTCGTCCTCGCAGGCCAAACAGGTGCAGAACGTCACCTACGGGACGCTGGTTTCCGTGCGTCCGGTTAAAATTCAGGGCGGCGAGGGCTCCAACGCCTTGGGGATGATCGGCGGCGCGGTGATTGGCGGCCTGTTGGGTAACACCGTTGGCGGCGGCACCGGCCGTACGCTGGCTACCGCGGCGGGCGCTATCGCCGGCGGCGCGGCAGGCAACAGCATCGGTGAAGTGGCCGGCCGTACCTCAGGCTACGAGCTGGAAATCAAAACCGACCAGAAAGAGAACATCGTGGTGGTACAGAAAGCGGGCGACACCAAGTTCAGCCCGGGCCAGCGCGTACGCATGGCGCGCATGGGCGACACCATCACCGTCTCTCCGCTGTAA
- a CDS encoding DUF1656 domain-containing protein, which produces MNTSWLHASSPLPDLVLGASLYFPPIFKAFLLGLVLWLLIHQLLRDWMYSGEIWHPMLMDLSIFVLTVSGSLWILASW; this is translated from the coding sequence GTGAATACATCATGGTTACACGCCTCTTCCCCCTTGCCCGATTTGGTGCTGGGGGCATCGCTTTATTTTCCGCCTATATTTAAAGCTTTTTTGCTAGGGCTGGTCTTATGGCTGCTGATTCATCAGCTGCTGCGAGACTGGATGTATTCCGGCGAAATCTGGCATCCCATGTTGATGGATCTGTCCATTTTCGTTCTGACCGTCAGCGGTTCCTTATGGATTTTAGCGAGTTGGTAA
- the sodC gene encoding superoxide dismutase family protein, which translates to MKRYWYAAFGLMACGAAQAATVDVEMNLVTGQGIGQDIGKVVISETPYGLLFTPDLKALPAGVHGFHVHEKGSCEPGMKDGKAVAALAAGGHFDPQKTGKHLGPYADGHLGDLPAIYVTADGMATYPVLAPRLKKISEIEGKALMVHAGGDNHSDHPLPLGGGGERFACGVIK; encoded by the coding sequence ATGAAACGTTATTGGTATGCGGCGTTTGGCCTGATGGCCTGTGGGGCCGCTCAGGCGGCAACGGTCGACGTTGAGATGAATTTGGTGACCGGGCAGGGCATCGGTCAGGATATCGGCAAAGTGGTCATCAGCGAAACGCCGTACGGCTTGCTGTTCACGCCGGATTTGAAAGCGTTGCCGGCCGGGGTGCACGGTTTCCACGTGCATGAGAAAGGTAGCTGCGAACCGGGCATGAAGGACGGCAAGGCGGTGGCGGCGCTGGCGGCCGGCGGCCATTTCGATCCGCAAAAGACCGGCAAACATCTCGGGCCGTATGCCGACGGGCATCTGGGTGACCTGCCGGCCATCTATGTGACCGCCGACGGCATGGCTACCTATCCGGTGTTGGCGCCGCGGCTGAAGAAAATCAGCGAAATTGAAGGCAAAGCGCTGATGGTGCACGCCGGCGGCGATAATCATTCGGATCATCCACTGCCGCTCGGCGGCGGCGGTGAACGTTTCGCCTGCGGCGTGATTAAGTGA
- a CDS encoding HlyD family secretion protein, with the protein MQHKTLKYFSTVIVCAIAVCAGWWLWNYYMQSPWTRDGKVRAELVNITPEVSGRLEKISANDNQFVPAGSLIFTLDPVPYQIALDNAEAAVAKAQSDLAKADHEAARRRGLPRNVISAEDLDESNLAAQAMKAAYKAAQANLEQAKWNLSKTKIYAPTDGYITNLQARVGNYANAGTPLVALVDVHSFYVLGYFEETKLKHIKEGNKADIVLYNGNTPLQGEVESIGRAIYDQSVDSSNDLLMDVKPNVPWVRLAQRVPVRIKLLNVPADLTLVAGTTCTISIHQRN; encoded by the coding sequence ATGCAGCATAAAACATTAAAATACTTTTCTACGGTGATCGTCTGCGCCATTGCCGTCTGTGCCGGTTGGTGGCTCTGGAATTATTATATGCAATCGCCATGGACCCGTGATGGAAAAGTGCGCGCCGAACTCGTCAATATCACCCCTGAAGTCTCTGGAAGATTAGAGAAAATAAGCGCGAATGACAATCAGTTCGTACCTGCGGGAAGTCTGATTTTTACCCTCGACCCGGTGCCCTACCAGATCGCGCTGGACAATGCCGAGGCCGCTGTGGCAAAAGCGCAATCCGATCTGGCCAAGGCGGACCACGAGGCCGCCCGCCGCCGCGGTTTGCCGCGCAACGTTATTTCCGCTGAAGATTTGGACGAGTCCAATTTAGCTGCTCAGGCAATGAAGGCCGCCTATAAAGCCGCTCAGGCCAACCTGGAGCAGGCCAAATGGAATTTGAGCAAAACCAAAATTTACGCCCCGACGGACGGTTATATCACCAACCTGCAGGCGCGAGTCGGAAACTACGCCAACGCCGGCACGCCCTTGGTGGCGCTGGTGGATGTGCACTCGTTTTATGTACTCGGTTATTTCGAAGAAACCAAGCTGAAGCATATAAAAGAAGGCAATAAAGCGGACATCGTTTTATATAACGGCAACACGCCGCTGCAGGGGGAAGTAGAGAGCATCGGCCGCGCCATTTACGATCAGAGCGTTGACAGCAGCAACGATCTATTAATGGACGTTAAGCCTAATGTTCCCTGGGTACGTTTGGCCCAGCGCGTGCCGGTACGGATAAAATTGCTCAACGTGCCCGCCGATTTGACGCTGGTCGCCGGCACCACCTGCACCATTTCGATTCATCAGCGGAACTAA
- a CDS encoding MliC family protein: MKKVIFVAGALALSGCSYILPQSSQTMHYQCGTTPLTVALDGKASEVSLLMDGEQLHLKQVLALTGAKYSDGKYTFWSKDRNAYLERNGKVVMSDCVLTD, from the coding sequence ATGAAAAAAGTCATTTTCGTCGCCGGCGCGCTGGCGCTGTCCGGCTGCAGCTACATCCTGCCGCAGAGCAGCCAGACGATGCACTATCAGTGCGGCACCACGCCGCTGACGGTGGCGCTGGACGGCAAGGCGAGCGAAGTCAGCCTGCTGATGGATGGCGAACAGCTGCATCTCAAGCAGGTGCTGGCGTTGACCGGCGCCAAATACAGCGACGGTAAATACACGTTTTGGTCGAAAGACCGCAACGCCTATCTTGAACGCAACGGCAAAGTTGTGATGAGCGACTGCGTGCTGACGGACTAA
- a CDS encoding aldo/keto reductase: MVERIRLAPQGPEFSRMICGYWRLMEWGMSPQQLLTYIEQHVELGVTTADHADIYGGYACEQAFGDALRLKPALRQSLELVTKCGIATTARPGNPIGHYITDRDHIVQSAEQSLRHLHTDYLDLLLIHRPDPLMDADDVAEAFVALHKSGKVRHFGVSNFTPAQFQLLQSRLPFTLATNQVEISPIHQPAILDGTLDQCQQLRIKPMAWSCLGGGRLFNDAEFQPLRDELQRVAQEIGAETIEQVVYAWVMRLPSSPLPIIGSGKIERVRSALKAQKLVLNRQQWFRIRKAALGYDVP; the protein is encoded by the coding sequence ATGGTAGAACGTATTCGTCTCGCGCCGCAGGGGCCTGAGTTTTCCCGCATGATTTGCGGTTACTGGCGGTTGATGGAGTGGGGCATGTCGCCGCAGCAGCTGCTGACGTATATCGAACAGCATGTCGAGTTGGGCGTCACCACCGCCGATCACGCGGATATCTATGGCGGTTATGCCTGCGAACAGGCGTTCGGCGACGCGTTGCGCCTGAAGCCGGCGCTGCGCCAGTCGCTGGAGCTGGTGACCAAGTGCGGCATCGCCACGACCGCCAGGCCCGGCAACCCGATCGGCCACTACATCACCGACCGCGATCATATCGTACAGAGCGCGGAACAGTCGCTGCGCCATCTGCATACCGACTACCTCGATCTGCTGCTGATCCACCGCCCGGACCCGTTGATGGATGCCGACGACGTGGCCGAAGCCTTTGTCGCGCTGCACAAAAGCGGCAAGGTGCGCCATTTCGGCGTCTCCAATTTTACCCCCGCGCAGTTCCAACTGCTGCAGTCGCGCCTGCCGTTCACGCTGGCCACTAATCAGGTGGAAATTTCGCCGATTCATCAACCGGCCATTCTCGACGGCACGCTCGACCAGTGCCAACAGCTGCGCATCAAACCGATGGCCTGGTCTTGTCTGGGCGGCGGGCGCTTGTTCAACGACGCCGAGTTCCAGCCGCTGCGCGATGAGCTGCAGCGGGTGGCGCAAGAGATTGGCGCCGAGACCATCGAGCAGGTGGTGTACGCCTGGGTGATGCGCCTGCCGTCGTCACCGTTGCCGATTATCGGCTCCGGCAAGATTGAGCGGGTGCGTTCGGCGCTGAAGGCGCAGAAATTGGTGTTGAACCGCCAGCAGTGGTTCCGCATTCGCAAGGCGGCGCTGGGGTATGACGTGCCTTAA
- the anmK gene encoding anhydro-N-acetylmuramic acid kinase, which yields MKSGRYIGVMSGTSLDGIDVVLAAIDDRMVAQQASYSHPMPIALKKEILGMCQGQQTTLAAVGRLDAQLGTLFGEAVLGLLKQTGIDAEQITAIGCHGQTVWHEPEGDARFSMQLGDNNRIAALTDITTVGDFRRRDMAYGGQGAPLVPAFHQALLGHPLERRMVLNVGGIANLSLLLPGTPVRGFDTGPGNMLMDAWVWRHRTQPYDQDGGWAMQGRVCLPLLQQMLADPYFALPAPKSTGREYFNIAWLERQLAGLPAIAPVDVQATLTELTAVSISEQVQLAGGCERLLVCGGGARNTLLMARLSALLPGTEVGLTDDCGVSGDDMEALAFAWLAFRTLSGQAGNLPSVTGASRETVLGGIYPVLPLGGR from the coding sequence ATGAAGTCAGGCCGCTATATAGGCGTCATGTCCGGCACCAGTCTGGACGGGATCGATGTGGTATTGGCCGCGATCGACGATCGCATGGTGGCGCAGCAGGCCAGCTATAGCCATCCGATGCCGATCGCGCTGAAAAAAGAGATTCTTGGCATGTGCCAGGGGCAGCAGACCACCCTGGCCGCCGTCGGCCGGTTGGACGCTCAGTTGGGCACGCTGTTCGGCGAAGCGGTGCTCGGCCTGCTGAAGCAAACCGGCATCGACGCGGAGCAGATCACCGCCATCGGTTGTCACGGCCAGACGGTGTGGCACGAACCGGAGGGCGACGCGCGTTTCTCAATGCAGCTCGGCGACAACAACCGCATCGCGGCGTTGACCGATATCACCACCGTCGGCGATTTCCGCAGGCGCGATATGGCCTACGGCGGGCAGGGCGCGCCGCTGGTGCCGGCGTTTCATCAGGCGCTGCTGGGGCATCCGCTCGAACGGCGCATGGTGCTGAACGTTGGCGGCATCGCCAACCTGTCTTTGCTGCTGCCCGGTACGCCGGTGCGCGGTTTCGACACCGGGCCGGGCAACATGCTGATGGATGCCTGGGTGTGGCGCCACCGCACGCAGCCTTACGATCAGGACGGCGGCTGGGCTATGCAGGGGCGAGTCTGCTTGCCGCTGCTGCAGCAGATGCTGGCGGATCCTTACTTCGCGCTGCCGGCACCGAAAAGCACTGGGCGCGAGTATTTCAATATCGCCTGGCTGGAGCGCCAGCTGGCCGGATTGCCGGCGATTGCGCCGGTCGACGTGCAGGCCACGCTCACGGAGTTGACCGCGGTCAGCATCAGTGAGCAGGTGCAGCTGGCCGGCGGGTGTGAAAGGCTGCTGGTATGCGGCGGCGGGGCGCGCAACACGCTGCTGATGGCGCGCCTGTCGGCGTTGCTGCCGGGGACGGAAGTCGGGTTGACCGACGACTGCGGGGTCAGCGGCGACGACATGGAGGCGCTGGCTTTCGCCTGGCTGGCGTTTCGCACGCTGTCCGGCCAGGCCGGTAACCTGCCGTCGGTGACCGGCGCCAGCCGTGAAACGGTGCTGGGTGGGATTTATCCGGTTTTGCCATTGGGGGGCCGTTAG
- a CDS encoding FUSC family protein, whose translation MNLSFLEWSRTPWGKATGGQWRYALRNSLAMCLALWVAFVLELDEPYWALTSAAVVSFPTIGGVISKSIGRIFGSLLGAAASVAIAGHCLNDPWLFTLFIAAWIGLCTYISNHYQNNVSYAFALAGYTAAIIAFGTVNVTDTQQIFDIAQARVCEVITGILCGGLMMMILPSTSDGEALLTSLRRMQLRLLEHAAMLWQPEVTAQMRTSHEGVIGQILTMNLLRIQAFWSHYRLRRQNNLLNYLLHQQLRITSVISSLRRMLLNWPDRPANLMPVLTQLLDELRDPATDKYRLARLLQQIAPQDPTDYRHRAFWLRLRHFCWLYLRCNRWLQRLENATAVSELQPPRVTSLARHTDSYEAAYNGLRTFLCIVIGCAYWINTQWDAGSAALTLTAISCVLYSSTPSPINSISTLLKAVLLLSVACFVVKFGLMIQIDDFWVFCAFLFPILVTMQMLKLQHPPYAALWGQLIVFMGSFLTVSNPPSYDYQSFINDNIAKVVGVLLAGLAFQILRPSSDKRKSRRIIRALRRDFIDQLSKRPQQSESQFESLIYHRISQLNQSQDQEARTWLLRWGVVLLNCSHIVWQLRDWQTRSDPLSAVRNVCIHHLRGIMTEKGVQHSSLDATLQELQRISNALAHHPEQAARDLAGLIWRLYCSLQQLQLATGQPAAAPAVSGG comes from the coding sequence GTGAACCTGTCTTTTCTGGAGTGGAGCCGCACCCCCTGGGGTAAGGCGACCGGCGGCCAATGGCGCTACGCGCTGCGCAATTCGCTGGCGATGTGTCTGGCGCTGTGGGTAGCGTTCGTGCTCGAGCTCGACGAACCCTATTGGGCGCTGACCTCTGCCGCGGTGGTCAGCTTCCCCACCATCGGCGGCGTGATCAGCAAAAGCATCGGCCGCATCTTCGGCAGCCTGCTGGGCGCCGCCGCGTCGGTGGCGATCGCCGGCCACTGTCTGAACGATCCCTGGCTGTTCACGCTGTTCATCGCCGCCTGGATCGGGCTGTGCACCTATATCTCCAACCATTACCAGAACAACGTCTCGTATGCCTTCGCGCTGGCGGGGTATACCGCCGCCATCATCGCCTTCGGTACGGTCAACGTCACCGATACCCAGCAGATCTTCGATATTGCCCAGGCACGGGTTTGTGAAGTGATCACCGGCATTCTGTGCGGCGGGTTGATGATGATGATCCTGCCCAGCACCTCCGACGGCGAAGCCTTGCTGACCTCGCTGCGGCGCATGCAGCTGCGCCTGCTGGAACACGCCGCCATGCTGTGGCAGCCGGAGGTCACCGCGCAGATGCGTACCTCGCACGAAGGGGTCATCGGCCAAATCCTGACCATGAACCTGCTGCGTATTCAGGCGTTTTGGAGCCACTACCGGCTGCGGCGGCAAAACAATCTGCTCAATTATCTGTTGCACCAGCAGCTGCGCATTACCAGCGTTATTTCCAGCCTGCGCCGCATGCTGCTGAACTGGCCGGATCGCCCCGCCAACCTGATGCCGGTGCTGACGCAGCTGCTGGACGAACTGCGCGATCCCGCCACCGACAAATACCGTTTGGCGCGCCTGCTCCAGCAAATCGCCCCGCAAGATCCGACGGACTATCGCCATCGCGCCTTCTGGCTGCGTCTGCGACATTTCTGCTGGCTTTACCTGCGCTGCAACCGTTGGCTGCAGCGGCTGGAGAACGCCACGGCGGTCAGCGAACTCCAGCCGCCGCGCGTCACCTCGCTGGCGCGCCACACCGACAGTTATGAGGCCGCTTACAACGGCCTGCGCACCTTTTTATGCATCGTGATCGGCTGTGCCTACTGGATCAACACGCAGTGGGACGCCGGCAGCGCGGCGCTGACGCTCACCGCCATCAGCTGCGTGCTTTACTCTTCGACGCCTTCACCGATCAACAGCATCAGCACCTTGCTCAAGGCGGTGTTGCTGCTCTCGGTCGCCTGTTTCGTGGTGAAATTCGGTTTGATGATCCAGATCGACGATTTTTGGGTGTTCTGCGCCTTCCTGTTCCCGATCCTGGTGACCATGCAGATGCTCAAGCTGCAGCATCCGCCTTATGCCGCGCTCTGGGGGCAGCTGATCGTCTTTATGGGCTCGTTCCTGACCGTCAGCAATCCGCCGAGTTATGACTACCAGTCCTTTATCAATGACAATATCGCTAAAGTCGTCGGCGTGCTGCTGGCCGGGCTGGCGTTTCAAATCCTGCGCCCCAGTTCGGACAAACGCAAAAGCCGCCGCATTATCCGCGCGCTGCGGCGCGATTTTATCGATCAGTTGAGCAAACGGCCGCAGCAGAGCGAAAGTCAGTTCGAATCGCTGATCTACCACCGCATCAGCCAGCTTAACCAAAGTCAGGATCAAGAGGCGCGCACCTGGCTGTTGCGCTGGGGCGTGGTGCTGCTCAACTGCAGCCATATCGTCTGGCAACTGCGCGACTGGCAAACCCGTTCCGATCCGCTGTCGGCGGTGCGCAACGTCTGCATTCACCACCTGCGCGGCATCATGACGGAGAAAGGCGTGCAGCACAGCTCGCTCGACGCCACGCTGCAGGAGCTGCAGCGCATCAGCAACGCGCTGGCGCACCACCCGGAACAGGCGGCGCGCGATCTGGCCGGCCTGATTTGGCGGCTCTACTGTTCGCTGCAGCAGCTGCAGCTGGCTACCGGCCAGCCCGCCGCTGCCCCGGCCGTTAGCGGCGGATGA
- the slyA gene encoding transcriptional regulator SlyA → MESTLGSDLARLVRVWRALIDHRLKPLELTQTHWVTLHNINRLPPEQSQIQLAKAIGIEQPSLVRTLDQLEEKGLITRHTCANDRRAKRIKLTEAADPIIREVDSVITSTRSEILSGITADEVHLLVGLIGKLEQNITELQSK, encoded by the coding sequence GTGGAGTCAACATTAGGTTCAGATTTAGCACGATTGGTTCGTGTTTGGCGCGCGCTCATCGATCATCGGCTCAAGCCGTTGGAGCTGACCCAAACACACTGGGTCACTTTGCACAATATCAATCGTTTGCCGCCGGAGCAGTCGCAGATTCAGCTGGCGAAGGCGATCGGTATCGAGCAACCGTCACTGGTTCGTACGCTGGACCAATTGGAGGAGAAGGGGCTGATTACGCGCCACACCTGTGCCAACGATCGCCGCGCGAAGCGCATCAAGCTGACCGAAGCGGCCGATCCGATCATCAGGGAAGTGGACAGCGTGATCACGTCTACGCGCAGTGAGATTTTAAGCGGCATTACCGCCGACGAAGTGCATCTGTTGGTTGGGCTGATTGGCAAGTTAGAACAAAATATCACCGAACTGCAAAGCAAATAA
- a CDS encoding DUF1289 domain-containing protein, which yields MAQQLEFFDIPSPCRGICQADDRGFCRGCLRSREERFGWMSMSDAQKREVLRLCRQRFLRLQRANKAPDEPLPEQPSLF from the coding sequence GTGGCGCAGCAGCTTGAATTTTTCGACATCCCCAGCCCGTGTCGCGGCATTTGCCAGGCCGACGATCGCGGTTTCTGCCGTGGCTGCCTGCGCAGCCGCGAGGAGCGCTTCGGCTGGATGAGTATGAGCGACGCGCAAAAGCGCGAGGTGCTGCGCCTGTGCCGTCAACGCTTCCTGCGCCTGCAGCGCGCCAATAAAGCCCCCGATGAGCCGTTGCCGGAACAGCCTTCGTTGTTTTAA